CACGATTCTTCGCGCGGCGCTGCGCATGCGGCCCAGTTCCGCAATACCACGCTGCATGGCTCCGCCCAGCTCGGTCAGGGCCAGCGCGGCAAAGATCGCCAGCGCGGCCTGCGCGGCACCGATCTGCGCCTCGACAGCCATTCTGCCCGCAATCAGGATCGTTCCCGCCAATGTCAATGCGGCCACGCCCTGCAACAACGCCGCGACCCGCCATTCCACCCGCGATTGCGTCATGGCGGTGTCGCGAGCCTGCTGATCCAGTTGCAAAAGTGCCTGTCGGCTTTCCGACAGATGACCCATCGTCGCAAGGAGAACCCGTCCGCGCAGATGGTCGATCACTCCGGCGCGCAAGTCCTGATGCAGATCTTCAGCCAATGCGGCAACCGGGGCCGCGGAACGCCCGCCCCAGGTGAATGCAATCGCGGTTCCTGCGACATAGCTGCCGATCGCCCAGATCGCGACAACCGGCGCGACCAGCATCCACAGAGCCGCAAAGCTGGCCAGCGCGGCAAGAAGCCCGGCCAGCACCGGGAAGACCAGCCTGATCGCCACGCCGTCCAGCGCATCGACATCCGCTGTCAGCCGGTTCAGCGCCTTGCCACCACGCAGACGGACAAGCGTGGCATATCCGGCCTGTGACAGGCCCGACAGCAATGTCACGCGCAGGCTGGCAAGGACCTTGAGCGTGGCATCATGGGACAAGAGCCGCTCGCCATAGCGCCCTGCGGTGCGGGCCATGGCCAGAAAGCGGATCCCGGCCGAGGGCCGAAACACATCGAACACCGCTCCGGTGCCTGCCAGACCGGCGATACCTGCGGCAACGATGAACCAGCCCGACAGCGCCAGCAGCGCCAGTCCAGCCAGCATCACGGCCACCGTCAGTGTCAACGCCCGCGACATCTCGGCCCGTCTTGCGCGCCAGATCAGTCGCAATATCTGCCAAAGCTCTGTCATGGCGTCACATCCACCCGTCTGTCCATTGCCTCGATCAGGCGCGGGTCATGGGTCGCCACGATCACGCTGGCCCCGCGCGCATGCATCGCCAGCAGACCGGCGATGATCGCCCGGGCCGTGTGATCGTCAAGATCGGCGGTCGGCTCATCGGCCAGCACATGGGGGCGGTTCCACAGCGCGGCACGGGCGATGGTCAGCCGCCTTGCCTCGCCACCCGAAACTCCACCGCCCTGCTCTCCCAGAATCGTATCCAGCCCCTGCGGCAGTCGCGCGGGGATATGTTCGGCCTGCGCGATTCTCAGCGCCTCGGCCAGGCTGGAATCATCGAAATCGGCACCCAATGTCAGGTTCCAGCGCAGTGAGGCATCAAGGAAATGCACATGTTGAGGGATCAGCGCCAGTGACTCGCGCCAACCATCCGCCGCGTCCTCGTCAATGGTCCTGTCGCCGATGCGCAGCGCCCCCGAGGCCGGCAATATTCCCGCCAGCGTCAACAGCAACGTGGTCTTGCCACTGCCTGTCGGACCCGTGATCGCCACGCTTTCACCCGCCGCGATATCCAGATCCGGATAGGCCCGGCCCCGCTGGATCAGGTTGCGCAGGTGAATATCCCCCGTGATCGGCGTGGCACGACCACCCTGCCCCGGCATGGTTGGCAGTTGCCGATCTTCGTCGCCGATCAACTCTGCCGCCACCGATTGCGCCGCCACCCTGTCATGCCAGGCCGCCGCCAGATCGCGCAGAGGCTGGAAAAAGGCCGGGGCCAGCAAGAGCAGCCAGATCCCTTCCGCCGGTTGCAGAGCCTGCCCCCAACTGCCGAAATCCAGCTGTCCCAGCAGAGTAAAACCGATATAGACAGCCATCATCGCCACGCCCAGGGCCGCAAACAGCTCCAGCACGGCACTGGACAGAAAGGCGATGCGCAGCACCTGCATGGTCTTGACGCGCAGGCGGTCCGCCCTTGTCGAGAAATCCTCCAGCATGGCATCCTGCGCCCCCAGCAACCGGATATCAATCAGCGCGGCCAGACGGTCCACCAACAGGGAATTGAGGTTGGAAATCTCGTCCATCTGCCGGGCCGAGGCATCCTTGGCCGCCATGCCGATCAGGGCCATGAACACGGGGATGAGCGGCCCGCTGATCATCAGGATCAGCCCCGCCGCCCATGAGACCGGAAATGTGACGGCCATGATCAACAGCGGAACCACCATGACCCGCGCCCTCGCCGCCTGCCAGCGCAGCAGATAGGCGCGCATCATGGCCAACTTGTCCACCAGCAGCGCCGCTGTTTCGGCTGAAGAGGGCAGATCGGCACCGGGTGCGCGCTTTTCCGCCCGCATCAGCAGTTCTGCACGGCCCTGTGCGATGATCGCATCCGCTGCCATCTCGCTTTGTCGCGCGGCGATCATGCCCAGAACTGCACGCAACAGCCCAAGCCCCAGCACAGCGCCCGCCGTCAGGAACAGGTCGGGCGTCCTTCCCGCCGTCATCGCCCCCAGCGATGCGGCCAGAATTCCCGCCTGCGGCAGCCACAGCATTTCAGCCAGAACCACCATCAGCGCGCCGAACTGCATCTGCCGCTTTTGCGGCGCAGTCAATTCGCGCAGTTTTCCTGCAACCCGAGAGGATGAAATGCTCATGCTGCGGTCTTCACGTCCTGGCCCCACGACGTCAATGCGCCGCGAGGTCGCGGCTGCGGTCCCTGCGCAAAGGCGAAATCCCTAACAAGGTCTGGCCATTCGGTCATTTTCCTTTCATGCCATCATGTTTCCGGTTGTCGGCAAAGCCATCTCAAGCAGGCCGCGCCGTTTTCCATGATGCCCGGAAAGCTGGCTGCCCCGGCCGGTCGCGAACAGCCCTGATCCCGCCTCACACTCTCCTGGCCCTCATCGGGTTCGGCTTGACGCAAGCGCTGTCGCGCGGCAATCAGACCCTATGATAGATATTCGCCCCGTCGCGCACCCGATCGGAAAAATCGTTTCAGCCCTGGGTGCCGGGATGGCTTTGCCCATGATTGTCGATATGTGGCATGGCGATCCGCATTGGATCGTCTTTCTGGAATGTGGCGCACTGACCATGGTTCTGGGGGTTCTGACCACGATTGCCACACGGGGAAAACATGATTCCCTGACCATCCAGCAGGCCTTCATGATCACATCGGGCCTATGGGCCGTGCTGCCGATTTTCGGGGCCTTGCCCTTCATGTTGGGTGCCCCCCATGCCAGCCTGTCCGATGCCTATTTCGAGGCGATGTCGGGCGTGACGACCACCGGCACCACCGCCTTTCCCCGACTGGACGGCCTGCCCAAGGGCACCCATCTGTGGCGGGCCATCCTGCAATGGTCGGGTGGATTGGGGATTGTCGTCGTGGCGATGGTCTTTCTGCCGGTGATGAAGGTCGGCGGCATGCAGTTCTTTCGTTCCGAGGGCTTTGACACGCTTGGCAAGGTCCTGCCGCGC
This is a stretch of genomic DNA from Paracoccus seriniphilus. It encodes these proteins:
- a CDS encoding ABC transporter ATP-binding protein/permease, which encodes MSISSSRVAGKLRELTAPQKRQMQFGALMVVLAEMLWLPQAGILAASLGAMTAGRTPDLFLTAGAVLGLGLLRAVLGMIAARQSEMAADAIIAQGRAELLMRAEKRAPGADLPSSAETAALLVDKLAMMRAYLLRWQAARARVMVVPLLIMAVTFPVSWAAGLILMISGPLIPVFMALIGMAAKDASARQMDEISNLNSLLVDRLAALIDIRLLGAQDAMLEDFSTRADRLRVKTMQVLRIAFLSSAVLELFAALGVAMMAVYIGFTLLGQLDFGSWGQALQPAEGIWLLLLAPAFFQPLRDLAAAWHDRVAAQSVAAELIGDEDRQLPTMPGQGGRATPITGDIHLRNLIQRGRAYPDLDIAAGESVAITGPTGSGKTTLLLTLAGILPASGALRIGDRTIDEDAADGWRESLALIPQHVHFLDASLRWNLTLGADFDDSSLAEALRIAQAEHIPARLPQGLDTILGEQGGGVSGGEARRLTIARAALWNRPHVLADEPTADLDDHTARAIIAGLLAMHARGASVIVATHDPRLIEAMDRRVDVTP
- a CDS encoding amino acid ABC transporter ATP-binding/permease protein is translated as MTELWQILRLIWRARRAEMSRALTLTVAVMLAGLALLALSGWFIVAAGIAGLAGTGAVFDVFRPSAGIRFLAMARTAGRYGERLLSHDATLKVLASLRVTLLSGLSQAGYATLVRLRGGKALNRLTADVDALDGVAIRLVFPVLAGLLAALASFAALWMLVAPVVAIWAIGSYVAGTAIAFTWGGRSAAPVAALAEDLHQDLRAGVIDHLRGRVLLATMGHLSESRQALLQLDQQARDTAMTQSRVEWRVAALLQGVAALTLAGTILIAGRMAVEAQIGAAQAALAIFAALALTELGGAMQRGIAELGRMRSAARRIVPALQPQPEQVPAQPSLRVAGGGLQLKYVSVRPMPGAAPVIHQFTLSVAPGETVALTGPSGSGKTTLLNAISGLLPLDGGQICRDGRLGYLPQRPALMAGSLRDALHFAAPDSDDHDKDAVLAVCALPVALDYQLGEGGSGLSGGEYRRLALARVLIQRPDILLLDEPTEGLDAATAERVLRGLRDWLPDCAILIAAHRPAEMRLADRIISL